The proteins below come from a single Mesobacillus jeotgali genomic window:
- a CDS encoding glycine C-acetyltransferase has protein sequence MSSKTLDQFLNENLEDLKGKGLYNVIDPLESPNGPVITINGKEMINLSSNNYLGLATDERLKKTADEAIAKFGVGAGAVRTINGTLKLHIELEEILAKFKKTEAAIAYQSGFMCNMAAISAVMDKNDAILSDELNHASIIDGCRLSRAKIIRFNHSDMEDLRAKAKEAKDSGQYNKIMVITDGVFSMDGDIAKLPEIVEIAEEFDLITYVDDAHGSGVLGEGAGTVKHFGLSDKVDFQIGTLSKAIGVVGGYVAGKQNLIDWLKVRSRPFLFSTSLTPADVAASIKAIEILMDSTELNERLWDNANYLKDGLQKLGFDIGHSETPITPCIIGDEVKTQEFSKRLYEEGVYAKSIVFPTVPRGTGRVRNMPSAAHTKEMLDNAISIYEKVGKELEII, from the coding sequence ATGTCTAGTAAAACATTGGATCAGTTTTTAAATGAGAACCTTGAGGATTTAAAAGGGAAGGGTTTATATAATGTAATAGACCCGCTTGAAAGCCCTAATGGACCAGTTATAACCATCAATGGGAAAGAGATGATCAATCTTTCCTCTAATAATTACCTTGGACTTGCTACTGATGAGAGATTGAAAAAGACTGCAGATGAAGCCATTGCCAAATTTGGTGTAGGAGCAGGTGCAGTACGGACAATTAACGGTACCCTCAAGCTGCATATAGAACTTGAGGAAATTCTGGCCAAATTCAAAAAAACAGAAGCTGCGATTGCATACCAATCAGGATTTATGTGCAATATGGCTGCTATTTCAGCTGTTATGGATAAAAATGATGCCATCCTTTCTGATGAATTGAACCATGCATCAATCATTGATGGGTGCCGTTTATCCAGAGCAAAGATCATCCGCTTCAATCACTCAGACATGGAAGACCTTCGCGCAAAAGCGAAAGAAGCGAAGGATTCAGGCCAATACAATAAGATTATGGTTATTACTGACGGCGTGTTCTCTATGGATGGTGACATCGCAAAACTTCCGGAAATAGTTGAAATCGCAGAAGAATTCGACCTTATTACATATGTTGATGATGCACATGGTTCAGGTGTATTAGGTGAAGGTGCTGGAACTGTTAAGCATTTCGGCCTTTCAGATAAAGTCGATTTCCAAATCGGGACTTTATCAAAGGCTATTGGAGTAGTCGGTGGCTATGTAGCTGGTAAACAAAATTTAATCGACTGGCTGAAAGTAAGAAGCCGTCCATTCCTTTTCTCGACTTCGCTCACTCCAGCCGATGTTGCAGCCAGCATTAAAGCCATTGAAATCCTGATGGACAGTACAGAACTGAACGAGCGTCTATGGGACAATGCGAACTATCTGAAGGATGGACTGCAAAAGCTTGGTTTCGACATTGGCCATTCCGAGACTCCAATCACCCCATGTATCATAGGGGATGAAGTCAAGACGCAAGAGTTTAGCAAAAGGCTGTACGAAGAGGGAGTATACGCTAAGTCAATCGTATTCCCTACCGTACCCCGTGGAACTGGCCGCGTAAGGAATATGCCTTCAGCGGCACATACAAAGGAAATGCTAGACAATGCCATTTCTATTTATGAAAAAGTAGGCAAGGAATTAGAAATTATTTAA
- a CDS encoding L-threonine 3-dehydrogenase, translated as MKKILITGALGQIGSELTVKLRDIYGQENVIATDIRKTDTEAANNGPFEILDVMDANKMVELAKQYNVDTIMHMAALLSATAETKPVFAWNLNMGGLMNALEIARELDLQFFTPSSIGAFGPNTPKDKTPQDTIQRPTTMYGVNKVAGELLADYYFYRFGVDTRGVRFPGLISYVTPPGGGTTDYAVEIYYEAIKNGKYSSYIDKGTYMDMMYMPDALGAIIDLMEADPSKLIHRNAFNVTAMTFDPEELTAEIKKHIPGFEISYNVDPVRQAIADSWPNSIDASTAAEEWGFKAKYDLSSMTADMLEKLKAKL; from the coding sequence ATGAAGAAAATTTTAATAACTGGCGCTCTTGGCCAGATTGGTTCTGAACTAACTGTTAAACTACGTGATATTTACGGACAGGAAAATGTCATTGCTACGGATATCAGGAAAACTGATACTGAAGCTGCTAATAACGGTCCATTCGAGATTCTTGATGTAATGGATGCAAACAAAATGGTTGAATTAGCAAAGCAATATAATGTCGACACGATCATGCATATGGCAGCATTGTTGTCTGCCACGGCTGAAACGAAGCCGGTATTTGCCTGGAACCTTAACATGGGCGGATTGATGAACGCTCTTGAAATTGCAAGAGAGCTGGATTTGCAGTTTTTCACGCCTAGCTCCATTGGGGCATTCGGGCCGAATACGCCTAAAGATAAAACGCCTCAGGACACAATCCAGCGTCCAACCACAATGTATGGTGTCAACAAGGTTGCCGGAGAACTGCTGGCTGATTACTATTTCTACCGTTTCGGAGTAGATACAAGGGGTGTTAGATTCCCTGGGTTGATATCCTATGTAACCCCGCCAGGCGGAGGCACAACTGATTATGCCGTTGAAATTTACTATGAAGCGATCAAAAATGGGAAATACAGCTCGTATATAGATAAAGGCACGTATATGGATATGATGTATATGCCTGATGCGCTTGGAGCAATCATCGATCTGATGGAAGCTGATCCTTCAAAGCTGATTCACAGAAATGCTTTCAACGTTACTGCAATGACCTTTGATCCAGAGGAATTGACAGCGGAAATCAAGAAGCATATTCCTGGTTTCGAAATATCCTATAATGTCGACCCTGTACGCCAGGCAATAGCGGACAGCTGGCCAAACTCCATTGATGCATCAACTGCAGCAGAAGAGTGGGGATTCAAAGCGAAGTATGATCTTTCAAGTATGACTGCTGACATGCTGGAAAAATTAAAAGCAAAGCTATAG
- the arcA gene encoding arginine deiminase: MSYPLNVTSEIGELKSVVLHRPGKEVENLTPKYLERLLFDDIPYLPAVQREHDYFADVLRNRGVEVLYLEKLMEEALKTDELQQQFIDQVLNESKSNLNGSRQTVEEYLHSLTTDEMIRKVMSGVLKSEIELEKKVHLHELLDDYYPFFLDPMPNLYFTRDPAAVIGNGVSLNKMCEGARKRESLFMDFIMKHHPRFSTHEIPHWYDRDEYYPLEGGDELVLSPEVIAIGVSARTSAQAIEKLAKRIFARNGTIKKVVAVEIPKLRAYMHLDTVFTMVDHEKFTIHHGIEGPNGNMKIYILEKGMDPDTLNISERSNLTQTLKEVLGLQELVLIPCGGGHEIAAAREQWNDGSNTLAIAPGVVVTYDRNYVSNDLLRKNGVEVIEIPSSELSRGRGGPRCMSMPIYRKDL, encoded by the coding sequence ATGAGTTACCCTTTGAATGTAACATCTGAAATTGGTGAGTTAAAATCGGTGGTCCTTCACCGGCCAGGAAAGGAAGTCGAAAACCTGACGCCCAAATACCTGGAACGTCTTCTTTTTGATGATATCCCTTATTTACCAGCAGTCCAGAGAGAACATGATTATTTCGCCGATGTATTAAGAAATCGGGGGGTTGAAGTTCTTTATTTGGAAAAATTAATGGAAGAAGCATTAAAAACCGATGAATTACAACAACAGTTCATCGATCAAGTATTGAATGAAAGCAAGAGCAATTTGAATGGCTCGAGACAAACAGTGGAAGAGTACCTTCATTCCCTTACAACTGATGAAATGATCCGAAAAGTCATGTCTGGTGTTCTTAAATCAGAAATCGAGCTAGAGAAAAAAGTTCATTTACATGAACTGCTCGATGACTACTATCCTTTCTTTCTGGATCCAATGCCAAACCTTTATTTTACACGGGACCCCGCAGCCGTGATTGGAAATGGTGTCTCTCTAAACAAGATGTGTGAAGGTGCAAGAAAAAGAGAATCGTTATTTATGGACTTTATCATGAAGCACCATCCACGGTTCTCCACTCATGAGATTCCTCATTGGTATGACCGTGATGAATATTATCCATTAGAAGGCGGAGACGAGCTGGTGCTCAGTCCTGAGGTAATTGCGATTGGGGTTAGTGCAAGGACGTCTGCACAGGCGATTGAAAAATTGGCGAAACGGATTTTTGCAAGGAACGGTACCATTAAAAAAGTAGTTGCGGTTGAAATTCCTAAATTAAGAGCTTATATGCATCTTGATACTGTATTTACAATGGTTGATCATGAGAAATTCACCATCCATCATGGAATTGAAGGCCCTAATGGAAATATGAAAATTTATATTCTCGAAAAAGGCATGGATCCTGACACTCTTAACATTTCCGAGCGCTCAAATCTGACACAAACACTAAAAGAAGTTCTTGGTCTACAGGAGCTCGTATTGATTCCATGCGGAGGCGGACATGAAATCGCAGCGGCCCGCGAGCAGTGGAACGACGGCTCCAATACTCTTGCGATTGCACCGGGTGTGGTCGTTACTTATGATCGTAATTATGTTTCGAATGACTTGTTGCGTAAAAATGGTGTGGAAGTCATTGAGATTCCTAGTTCGGAGCTATCAAGAGGACGTGGCGGCCCGCGTTGCATGAGCATGCCTATCTACCGAAAAGACTTGTAA